The genomic DNA TCAGCCGCAGCGGCTGGCGCACGGCGATCTTCGCCAGCGCCTCCATGTTGGCGTTCTCCACGCCCACGGCGAAGAAGGCCACCTGCTTCTTCGTCTCCGCCTCCTGCAGGCGGCGCGTGGCGCGCGCCACGGCGTCGGGCGCCTCGCCCTGCGGCTCGCCGTCGGTGACCAGGAAGATCCACGGGCGGTAGTAGGCCACGTCGTAGGCGCGGTAGCGGGCCTTGCGCTCCTCCACCATGTCGAGGCCCTTCTCGATGGCCGCGCCGATGTGCGTCATCCCCTCGGCGTTCAGGAAGGGGATGTCGAAGCGGTCGGGGCTGACGAAGTCCTGCACCACGCGGATGCGGTTGTCGAAGGCGACGACGGCGATCTCCACGCGGCGCGCGGCCAGCGGGTCCACGGCCAGGTCGAAGCGGAAGGCCTCGAGGCCCGCGAGCATGGCGTCGAGCGGGGCGCCCTGCATGGAGCCGGAGGTATCGAGCAGGAGCACGCACGGGCAGCGCGGCTCGGGGTTCTCGGCGAACTCGACGGCGTCTTCCAGCTTCGCGAGCAGCGACATAGTGGGAGGGACCTCCATGTCCCGGTGGTGGGGCGCGGTGGACCCGGCGGGGCGGCACGTGCCGGGCCGTCGAATTTCGCCCGAATCCGTTGAAAACACAAGCGTTTCCGCGACCTCCGCGGGAACCGCGCATCCTCGCCTTCCGATCCCGCGCGGTCCCGTGCGGACGGGCCGATGCCGCCAATCGTGCAGGTTCCGGGCGAGGGGCGCGGGTGCCGATCCAATCGCCGATTAGCCCGGTAGACTGGTCTACGTGCGGCCGCGGCATCGCGCCCTCTCCCGGCTCGCTGGGGCTCGCCACCCTCTCCCGTACCGGGAGAGGGTTGCACTCCAGCATCTGCGCTCCTGACCCACATCCTGCTCGCCCGGTTTGCACGCCGCGAGCCGCGTCCTGCATCAACGCCGACCCCTCGCACGAATGCCGCCTCGGGAGTCCGCGAAGGCGGACTTCGGGCCGTTGTTGCCGCGGTTTCAACCGCCCGTCCCGGCTCTCTCGCAGACAATACGAGACCAGACCGCGCCGAGTTCCGACGATCTTTCGCCGCGCTATCTCGAGAGACAACCGCTGGGAGATGAACGTTCGGTGAGGCGTGATTCTGAACGTTCGAACGGGGATGTGAACGGCGGGCGATCGATGGATGGGCTTTCTACTTCATCTTCGGCTTCTTCGGCCGCTTCGCCTCGCCCTGGTCGGCATAGCGCTCGAGCGCCACCTGCATGCGCTGCACGCGGTCGGCCAGCGACTCGCTGGTAACGGCCTCGCGCGTGCGGTCGACCAGGAGCGGGAAGGCCAGCGGCGGCGTGCGCGGCGGCTCGGTGATCACCACGCGGCTCTCCGACAGCCGCTCCAGCGTGCGGCCCAGGCGGCTGCTTTCCAGCTGCCGCTCCAGCACCTCACGATGCGCCTGGCTTACCAGCAGGTTCCCCGGGTCGTAGCGGGTGAACACGTCGAAGAACAGCCCGCTGCTGGCCTGGATCTGCCGCGTGCTCTTGTTCGCGCCGGGGAAGCCCTGGAACACCAGGCCTGCCACGCGCGCGATCTCGCGGAACTGGCGGCGCGCCATCTCCGTGGCGTTCAGCGACGCGGGGACGTCGTCGAACAGGTTTTCCGGCCGGAGAAGTCCCGCCGCGAGCGCATCCTCCAGCGGCGCGGGATCGGGCGACAGCAGCTCGATCCCGTAGTCGTTCGCCGCCATGGTGAAGGAGATGGGCTTCAGGCGCGAAATGCGGTACGCGAGCAGCGCCGCCAGCCCCTCGTGCACCAGCCGCCCCTCGAAGGGGAAGAAGAAAAGGTGGTGCCCCTCGCGCGTCTTCACCCGCTCGATCAGCAGCTCGTCGGCCGCGGGGATGCGTGACCAGCGCGCCTG from Longimicrobium sp. includes the following:
- a CDS encoding VWA domain-containing protein, which encodes MSLLAKLEDAVEFAENPEPRCPCVLLLDTSGSMQGAPLDAMLAGLEAFRFDLAVDPLAARRVEIAVVAFDNRIRVVQDFVSPDRFDIPFLNAEGMTHIGAAIEKGLDMVEERKARYRAYDVAYYRPWIFLVTDGEPQGEAPDAVARATRRLQEAETKKQVAFFAVGVENANMEALAKIAVRQPLRLKGLDFREMFVWLSRSMQSVAHSRPDETVKLAPTGWAEL